In a genomic window of Thermococcus sp. EP1:
- the fbp gene encoding fructose-1,6-bisphosphate aldolase/phosphatase, which yields MAIGEKITISVIKADIGGWPGHCKVHPALIEKANELLKQAKEEGMVLDFYATYCGDDLQLIMTHNHGVDNEKIHSLAWHIFKEATEIAKELGLYGAGQDLLKDAFSGNIRGMGPGVAEMEITLRKSEPIVTFHMDKTEPGAFNLPIFRMFGDPFNTAGLVIDPNMHMGFRFEVWDIKEHKKVILNSPEELYDILALIGAKSRYVIKRVYPKKGHKLPEDEPVAVISTEKLYEIAGEYVGKDDPVAIVRAQSGLPALGEVLEPFAFPHLVSGWMRGSHNGPIMPVPLKYATPSRFDGPPRVVALGWQINKDGKLIGPVDLFEDVAFEHARNKALEVADYIRRHGPFEPHRLPLEDMEYTTLPSVLEKLRDRFEPV from the coding sequence ATGGCGATTGGTGAAAAAATAACCATTAGTGTGATAAAAGCAGACATCGGGGGATGGCCAGGCCACTGCAAGGTTCATCCAGCCCTTATAGAGAAGGCTAACGAACTTTTGAAACAAGCAAAAGAAGAAGGCATGGTACTCGATTTCTATGCGACTTATTGTGGAGACGATCTTCAGCTTATTATGACACATAACCATGGAGTGGATAATGAGAAAATCCATAGCTTGGCTTGGCATATCTTTAAGGAAGCTACAGAGATAGCTAAGGAACTTGGCCTTTATGGTGCTGGGCAGGATCTACTTAAGGACGCATTTAGTGGGAACATCAGAGGAATGGGTCCTGGAGTAGCTGAAATGGAGATCACCCTAAGAAAGAGTGAGCCGATAGTCACATTCCATATGGACAAAACTGAACCTGGAGCATTCAATTTACCAATCTTCAGGATGTTTGGGGATCCTTTCAACACAGCAGGTCTTGTTATTGATCCTAACATGCACATGGGCTTTAGGTTTGAGGTTTGGGATATCAAAGAACATAAAAAAGTTATACTCAATTCACCCGAGGAGCTGTATGATATCTTAGCATTAATTGGTGCAAAATCAAGATATGTTATAAAGCGTGTTTATCCAAAGAAGGGTCACAAACTTCCAGAAGATGAGCCGGTTGCAGTTATAAGCACTGAGAAGCTTTATGAAATTGCGGGGGAATACGTAGGAAAAGATGACCCAGTGGCAATAGTTAGAGCCCAAAGTGGTCTACCAGCTCTTGGAGAAGTTTTGGAGCCGTTTGCATTCCCACATCTCGTAAGTGGTTGGATGAGAGGAAGCCACAACGGTCCAATAATGCCTGTTCCTCTCAAGTATGCAACTCCATCAAGATTTGATGGGCCTCCAAGAGTGGTGGCTTTAGGATGGCAGATCAACAAAGATGGTAAGTTAATAGGGCCTGTTGATCTGTTTGAAGACGTGGCCTTTGAACATGCAAGGAACAAGGCTTTAGAAGTTGCTGATTACATAAGAAGACATGGGCCGTTTGAGCCACACCGTCTCCCACTTGAGGATATGGAATACACAACCCTACCTAGTGTTCTAGAAAAGCTTAGGGATAGATTTGAGCCAGTGTGA
- the gor gene encoding glyceraldehyde-3-phosphate:ferredoxin oxidoreductase, protein MEFSVLKINLDGKNVEIEKFEREDVYGIIDYALYLHDEVYRTYELDDPYDPNNVMVFGKGPFAGSILPGTHRLVFVYKSPLYGGLFPSTMGGAAYQFQKVGIDFVVIEGKGEKPTVILLTNDGERLGVEFHEIELEKLIEIWRGYKEEEGVYAFTQYLIDNFADKFNGMEYRIACVGPASLNSNMGAVFSQTLRKGERVVGSDDWAARGGTGSVLMRAHNVVAIIFGGKAKKKFPKEDIGSIKVTKQIVEGVHKKPMNEVISEKTVKYKYNPKLKTGGTFGGNYPAEGDFVPILNWQMPYIPKEDRIKIHENIMKYYWEPFNKEAIETKNWTNCGEPCPVVCKKFRKGHHVEYEPYEANGPLSGSIAIYASDISVHAVDAMGFDAISFGGTAAWVLELVYKGLLQPEEVGLSDKPDFDKESLLLKPVEVSEKNAKLVAELAHRVAFAETEVAKIIGEGIRRAGEVFDERFKDRLSYGESFKDYGVYTPLGSNGEIVPTMYWAIGNYIPLPIQGRYWTFYQFGVFLEPEELANKIVASALYEYWYDNIGWCRFHRGWAKPILKALFMEAYGKNVEMEEHAKKMIRKLINFAKKAGYEPVFWDSMRVIDLIAKGAEEFGNERWAERFKKEKVATAKEYLRRVLGEYSRLLSVDWVI, encoded by the coding sequence ATGGAATTTTCAGTCCTTAAGATCAACCTAGACGGAAAAAATGTAGAAATTGAAAAGTTCGAGCGAGAGGATGTTTATGGTATCATTGATTACGCACTATATCTTCATGATGAGGTTTATAGAACTTATGAACTCGATGATCCATACGACCCTAATAACGTCATGGTCTTTGGAAAGGGCCCATTCGCTGGATCTATTCTTCCTGGTACTCATAGACTAGTTTTCGTTTATAAATCGCCTCTCTATGGGGGTTTATTTCCATCTACAATGGGTGGAGCTGCTTATCAGTTCCAAAAAGTAGGAATTGATTTTGTAGTTATTGAAGGAAAGGGAGAAAAGCCTACAGTAATACTCCTCACCAATGATGGGGAAAGATTGGGAGTTGAGTTTCATGAAATAGAACTTGAGAAACTCATTGAAATTTGGAGAGGTTACAAAGAAGAAGAGGGGGTTTATGCATTCACTCAATATTTAATTGATAACTTTGCGGATAAGTTTAATGGAATGGAATATAGAATCGCCTGTGTTGGACCTGCTTCTCTAAATAGCAATATGGGGGCTGTGTTTTCTCAAACTCTCAGAAAAGGGGAAAGAGTCGTAGGTAGTGATGATTGGGCAGCTAGAGGAGGCACAGGCAGTGTTTTAATGAGGGCTCATAATGTAGTTGCTATAATCTTTGGAGGAAAAGCTAAGAAAAAGTTTCCAAAGGAAGATATAGGGAGTATAAAAGTCACAAAACAAATAGTTGAGGGCGTGCATAAAAAACCCATGAATGAAGTTATATCAGAGAAAACAGTCAAGTACAAGTATAATCCAAAACTTAAGACTGGTGGGACTTTTGGAGGGAACTATCCAGCAGAGGGAGATTTTGTCCCCATTTTAAACTGGCAGATGCCGTATATCCCAAAAGAGGATCGTATTAAGATACATGAGAATATTATGAAGTACTATTGGGAACCATTTAACAAAGAGGCTATTGAAACTAAAAACTGGACCAATTGTGGAGAACCATGTCCTGTAGTATGTAAGAAGTTTAGAAAAGGCCATCATGTAGAATATGAGCCTTACGAAGCCAATGGTCCACTAAGCGGGAGTATAGCTATTTATGCAAGTGATATAAGTGTTCACGCGGTTGATGCTATGGGATTTGATGCTATAAGCTTTGGAGGTACTGCGGCTTGGGTCTTGGAGCTTGTTTACAAAGGCTTGTTACAGCCTGAAGAGGTTGGATTGAGTGATAAGCCAGATTTTGACAAGGAGTCCTTATTGCTAAAACCAGTTGAAGTTAGTGAAAAGAATGCAAAGCTTGTAGCAGAGCTGGCTCATAGAGTGGCTTTTGCTGAGACAGAGGTGGCAAAGATAATTGGAGAAGGAATAAGAAGAGCGGGCGAAGTGTTTGATGAAAGGTTCAAAGACCGACTTAGCTATGGAGAGAGCTTTAAGGACTATGGGGTTTATACTCCACTTGGATCTAATGGAGAAATTGTGCCAACCATGTACTGGGCCATAGGAAACTACATACCACTGCCAATTCAAGGTAGATACTGGACGTTTTATCAATTTGGAGTTTTCCTTGAACCCGAGGAACTGGCAAATAAAATTGTGGCAAGTGCTCTTTATGAATACTGGTATGACAATATAGGCTGGTGTAGATTCCATCGTGGTTGGGCAAAGCCAATATTAAAAGCCCTCTTTATGGAAGCTTATGGAAAAAATGTCGAAATGGAGGAGCATGCTAAGAAAATGATACGAAAGCTCATAAACTTTGCAAAGAAGGCTGGATATGAACCGGTTTTCTGGGATTCAATGAGGGTTATAGACTTGATCGCAAAGGGCGCAGAGGAGTTTGGAAACGAAAGATGGGCCGAACGCTTCAAGAAAGAGAAAGTCGCAACAGCAAAGGAGTATCTAAGAAGAGTTCTTGGGGAATACAGCAGACTCTTAAGTGTTGATTGGGTGATTTAA
- a CDS encoding ABC transporter ATP-binding protein, whose protein sequence is MVEVRLENLKKYFDNGKVKAVDGIDLTIKDGEFLVLLGPSGCGKTTTLRMIAGLEIPTGGKIWFGDKDVTYFSPKDRNISMVFQSYAVWPHMTVYDNIAFPLKIKKYPKAEIDKKVKWVAELLQIETLLDRYPAQLSGGQRQRVAVARAIVVEPAVLLMDEPLSNLDAKLRVAMRAEIKKLQTKLKVTTIYVTHDQVEAMTMGDRIAVMNQGKILQVGPPTEVYLKPNSVFVGTFIGAPEMNLLEVSIKEKDKNLVLEGEGFEISLSEDFRELLKDYIDKTVLFGIRPEHMTVEGVSTLEHVKKITTIEGLVDFVEALGTDTIVHANIGEGSLIKVKLPGHIPLEIGSKVKIVIDLENIHVFDKNTEKAII, encoded by the coding sequence ATGGTGGAAGTTAGGCTTGAAAATCTCAAGAAATATTTTGATAACGGGAAGGTTAAAGCAGTGGATGGTATTGATCTAACTATAAAAGATGGAGAATTCCTTGTACTCCTTGGCCCAAGTGGATGTGGGAAAACTACGACACTTAGAATGATAGCTGGTCTGGAAATCCCAACTGGTGGCAAAATATGGTTTGGGGACAAGGATGTGACTTATTTCTCTCCAAAAGATAGGAACATCTCTATGGTTTTTCAGAGTTATGCAGTATGGCCCCATATGACAGTTTATGACAACATAGCATTCCCATTAAAAATCAAGAAATACCCCAAAGCAGAGATAGATAAGAAAGTAAAATGGGTCGCAGAGCTACTCCAAATAGAAACTCTTCTCGATAGGTACCCAGCCCAGCTTAGTGGTGGACAGAGACAGAGGGTAGCTGTTGCTAGAGCAATAGTGGTTGAGCCAGCCGTTTTACTAATGGATGAGCCCCTCTCAAATTTAGACGCAAAGCTTAGAGTTGCCATGAGAGCTGAAATTAAAAAACTCCAAACAAAACTCAAGGTAACAACAATATACGTCACTCATGACCAGGTAGAGGCAATGACAATGGGAGACAGGATAGCAGTAATGAATCAAGGCAAGATTTTACAAGTAGGGCCTCCAACAGAAGTCTATCTGAAACCAAACTCAGTGTTTGTGGGTACTTTTATAGGAGCCCCAGAAATGAATCTACTTGAAGTAAGTATCAAGGAAAAGGATAAAAACCTCGTCCTTGAAGGAGAAGGATTTGAAATATCTCTTTCTGAGGACTTTAGAGAACTTCTTAAAGATTATATCGACAAAACCGTTCTCTTTGGAATAAGGCCCGAGCACATGACAGTTGAAGGTGTTTCAACCCTTGAACATGTTAAAAAGATCACTACAATAGAAGGTCTTGTAGACTTTGTTGAGGCATTAGGAACTGACACCATAGTTCATGCCAACATAGGAGAAGGGAGTCTTATAAAAGTAAAACTTCCTGGCCATATACCATTAGAGATTGGTAGCAAAGTTAAAATAGTAATTGATTTAGAAAACATTCATGTGTTTGATAAAAATACTGAAAAAGCCATAATTTGA
- a CDS encoding TrmB family transcriptional regulator, with protein MEEGELKALLKELGLNKYEVNAYITLIKQGPLTAGELASLSKVPQPRIYDIVRSLMSKGFVAITSERPKKVVPIDPEEVLGAMEQNYLKKVEMAKKELKAMYTPYESHREVVVVKNKTTLENYIKEAITNTKYHLSLAIPSLLVKKIATMLKTKSREATIDLFVYGTGQIPKVADKIRSREVEDPIIVIQDKNLGIYAPPEAFKSKVQTIKGYALIIRDKNLLFMLDRYFYHALWPTGNPIYKKRGKVKFPKSYIHIRSVVEDIREYNLLGKEIKIVGKFVKSRKPVELTGRIVDFFESEGKVISNITIETENGERYVIGGWNASLEDIEADLMILKG; from the coding sequence ATGGAGGAAGGCGAGCTCAAAGCACTATTAAAAGAGCTGGGACTTAACAAATACGAGGTAAATGCCTACATTACTCTAATCAAACAGGGGCCTCTCACAGCAGGCGAGCTCGCCTCCCTCTCCAAAGTCCCTCAACCTCGAATATACGATATTGTGAGAAGTCTTATGAGTAAAGGATTTGTCGCAATTACAAGCGAACGCCCGAAAAAAGTGGTTCCCATTGATCCAGAAGAGGTCCTCGGGGCTATGGAGCAAAACTACCTAAAAAAAGTAGAGATGGCAAAAAAAGAGCTTAAAGCAATGTATACTCCCTATGAAAGCCATAGAGAAGTTGTCGTTGTAAAAAACAAAACAACATTAGAAAATTACATAAAGGAAGCAATAACAAATACGAAATACCATCTTTCCCTAGCTATCCCCAGTTTGTTAGTAAAAAAAATAGCTACCATGCTAAAGACAAAAAGTAGAGAAGCCACAATCGATCTTTTTGTTTACGGCACAGGTCAAATCCCCAAAGTAGCTGATAAAATAAGAAGCAGAGAAGTCGAAGATCCAATAATTGTGATACAAGACAAGAACCTTGGTATTTACGCTCCCCCAGAAGCCTTCAAATCAAAAGTGCAGACCATAAAGGGATATGCCCTGATAATAAGAGATAAAAATCTCCTTTTTATGTTAGACAGGTATTTTTACCATGCCCTTTGGCCCACTGGAAATCCAATTTACAAAAAACGGGGGAAGGTAAAATTCCCAAAAAGCTACATACATATCCGTTCCGTCGTAGAGGATATAAGAGAATATAATCTCCTTGGTAAGGAAATCAAGATAGTCGGAAAATTCGTAAAAAGTAGAAAACCAGTTGAACTAACTGGAAGAATAGTAGATTTCTTTGAAAGCGAAGGAAAAGTTATCTCAAATATCACTATTGAAACAGAAAATGGGGAAAGATATGTAATTGGAGGATGGAATGCCTCCCTTGAGGATATCGAAGCAGATTTAATGATCCTTAAAGGCTAA
- the gapN gene encoding NADP-dependent glyceraldehyde-3-phosphate dehydrogenase: MDKLVQHRIFDAIYQIGKDGVPEFKTYTAGEWSFGEDFYEVKSPINGKVIARVSKLSKDQVERIIEKVYDKGREEIRSYPGEKRIESFLKTAQLMREAFDDFVNVLIINAGKPKANAVGETKATIERLEKTTFESRRMLGDYIPGDWSEETLESEGIVKREPYGVILAISTFNYPLFISATKIIPGLFSGNAVILKPASIDPLAAILFIRVLELSGFPKESFALLTIPGKLMDVVVKDKRIRAITFTGSTEVGEHIIKTGGIKAYHLELGGKDPAIVLDDADLELASEKIIKGMVSYSGQRCDAIRLILAQEEIYDELKTKIIEKLKKIEPKNPLEDENAIMGPLIDEKAADYIEEVYKDAIGKGAKPLTQFKRKENYVWPILLEADKKIVKDLRAFQEDVFGPLTLIIKVKDEDEAVEIANSSRFGLDASVFSECEKRARKVARKLEVGSVFINEYPRHGIGYYPFGGMKDSGIGREGIGYSVEQLTTTKTIVHNFKGYGVWEYI; encoded by the coding sequence ATGGATAAGCTCGTTCAACATAGGATTTTTGATGCCATATACCAAATTGGCAAAGACGGCGTTCCTGAGTTCAAAACTTACACAGCCGGAGAATGGAGTTTTGGAGAGGACTTTTATGAAGTTAAAAGCCCAATAAATGGAAAAGTAATAGCAAGAGTTTCAAAGCTCAGCAAGGATCAAGTTGAAAGGATTATCGAAAAGGTCTATGACAAAGGCCGTGAGGAAATAAGGAGCTACCCTGGAGAAAAGAGGATAGAAAGCTTTTTGAAAACAGCTCAACTTATGAGAGAAGCCTTTGATGACTTTGTAAATGTTCTCATTATAAATGCTGGAAAACCAAAAGCAAACGCCGTTGGTGAGACAAAAGCTACCATTGAGAGACTGGAAAAAACGACCTTTGAATCAAGGCGTATGCTTGGTGACTACATTCCCGGAGATTGGAGTGAAGAAACCCTTGAAAGTGAAGGAATTGTGAAAAGAGAACCTTATGGAGTAATCTTGGCTATAAGCACATTTAACTACCCACTATTCATATCTGCAACAAAAATCATACCTGGACTCTTTAGTGGAAATGCTGTGATACTGAAACCCGCTTCAATAGATCCACTAGCGGCAATTCTTTTCATAAGAGTTCTTGAATTGAGTGGTTTTCCAAAAGAAAGCTTTGCCCTCCTAACGATTCCCGGAAAACTAATGGATGTAGTTGTAAAAGACAAACGCATAAGGGCCATAACATTCACAGGAAGTACTGAAGTGGGAGAACATATCATAAAAACGGGAGGAATAAAGGCATATCACCTAGAACTTGGTGGGAAAGATCCAGCAATAGTCCTGGATGATGCTGATTTAGAATTAGCAAGTGAAAAAATAATCAAGGGGATGGTAAGCTACTCCGGACAGAGGTGCGATGCTATAAGACTTATCCTGGCCCAAGAGGAAATTTATGACGAGCTCAAGACCAAAATAATAGAGAAACTCAAAAAAATAGAACCAAAAAATCCACTTGAAGATGAAAATGCCATAATGGGGCCCCTTATTGATGAAAAGGCTGCAGATTACATTGAAGAAGTTTACAAGGATGCCATTGGAAAAGGGGCAAAACCACTAACCCAATTCAAGAGAAAAGAAAACTATGTATGGCCCATTCTTCTAGAAGCTGATAAAAAGATAGTTAAAGACCTAAGGGCCTTTCAAGAAGATGTCTTTGGGCCATTAACGCTCATCATTAAAGTCAAAGACGAAGATGAAGCTGTTGAGATTGCAAACTCCTCCCGCTTTGGATTAGATGCCTCAGTGTTTAGCGAATGCGAGAAGAGAGCAAGGAAAGTTGCACGAAAGCTTGAGGTCGGAAGTGTTTTCATAAATGAATACCCAAGGCATGGAATTGGTTATTATCCTTTTGGAGGCATGAAAGATAGTGGTATTGGGAGAGAAGGAATAGGCTACTCTGTAGAACAACTAACAACCACAAAGACAATAGTTCATAACTTTAAGGGCTATGGTGTTTGGGAGTATATTTGA
- a CDS encoding carbohydrate ABC transporter permease gives MNEETKFMLKKIAFYTFIFTVVAWIIIPIIISTLYGFSIKEDYYNPEKILPTTFTVKYVKTLLITLGALDGIKNSVIVAVMTIAISFILGIPAGYAVAKFIFPGKDTIKLSIVALRMFPIPVMAIPLVILYIRLNLIDTLFGVALAHTAMALPFVVLITSSIFAGVSKELEEAAMVFGLTRLGSFFKITLPLALPGLAAAAMFTFVMSWNEVFVASILTLSQRTLPAQILSIMAGASGGAAPDYYKFAAAFIMILPAITFIFFARKYLVTMWGITLK, from the coding sequence ATGAACGAGGAAACCAAGTTTATGCTCAAAAAAATAGCATTTTACACATTTATTTTCACAGTAGTGGCATGGATAATCATTCCAATAATAATCTCGACTCTCTACGGATTTTCCATTAAAGAAGATTACTACAATCCCGAAAAGATACTCCCAACAACCTTCACAGTTAAATATGTCAAAACCCTCCTTATAACCCTAGGAGCGCTAGATGGTATAAAAAATAGCGTTATTGTGGCAGTTATGACAATCGCTATAAGCTTTATCCTTGGGATTCCCGCTGGATATGCGGTTGCAAAGTTCATCTTTCCAGGAAAAGATACAATAAAGCTCTCAATAGTAGCTCTAAGGATGTTCCCAATTCCTGTAATGGCAATCCCTCTGGTGATTTTATACATACGACTTAACCTTATCGATACACTATTTGGAGTAGCCCTAGCTCATACAGCAATGGCACTCCCATTTGTAGTATTGATAACCTCAAGCATCTTTGCTGGAGTATCAAAAGAACTTGAAGAGGCCGCTATGGTATTTGGGCTAACAAGACTGGGCTCATTTTTCAAGATTACTTTACCCTTAGCTTTACCAGGACTGGCAGCTGCAGCAATGTTTACCTTTGTTATGTCTTGGAATGAAGTATTTGTAGCTTCAATCTTAACACTATCCCAGAGAACTCTCCCAGCACAGATATTATCCATAATGGCTGGAGCAAGTGGAGGAGCAGCACCAGATTATTACAAGTTCGCAGCTGCATTCATCATGATACTCCCAGCCATCACATTCATATTCTTTGCAAGAAAGTACTTGGTCACCATGTGGGGTATAACACTCAAATGA
- the tpiA gene encoding triose-phosphate isomerase: MLKEPIIAINFKTYIEATGERALKIAKAAEKVYKETGITIVVAPQLADLYRIAQEVEIPVFAQHIDPVKPGSHTGHVLPESIKEAGAVGTLLNHSENRMILADLEAAIRRAEEVGLLTMVCSNNPKVSAAVAALSPHYVAVEPPELIGTGIPVSKAKPEVITDTVELVKKVNPNVKVLTGAGISTGEDVKKALELGTVGVLLASGVTKAKDPERAIRDLVSLII; this comes from the coding sequence ATGTTGAAGGAACCAATTATTGCCATAAATTTTAAGACTTATATTGAGGCCACGGGAGAGAGGGCATTAAAAATAGCTAAGGCAGCTGAGAAAGTTTACAAAGAAACTGGAATAACAATCGTAGTTGCCCCCCAATTGGCTGATCTATATAGGATTGCTCAAGAGGTTGAGATCCCTGTTTTTGCCCAACATATAGATCCTGTGAAACCAGGCAGTCATACTGGGCATGTTTTACCGGAATCTATTAAAGAAGCTGGAGCTGTTGGAACTCTGTTGAACCATTCAGAGAATAGAATGATCTTAGCAGATCTTGAAGCAGCAATAAGAAGAGCTGAAGAAGTTGGTCTTCTCACAATGGTGTGTAGCAATAATCCAAAGGTTTCTGCAGCAGTTGCAGCTTTAAGCCCCCATTACGTTGCAGTAGAGCCTCCTGAACTTATAGGAACTGGAATTCCAGTAAGTAAAGCTAAGCCTGAAGTTATTACTGACACTGTAGAGCTTGTGAAAAAAGTTAATCCTAATGTTAAGGTTCTAACGGGGGCAGGAATTTCAACAGGAGAAGATGTAAAGAAAGCTTTGGAACTTGGAACAGTTGGAGTTCTTCTAGCTAGTGGGGTCACAAAGGCTAAAGATCCAGAAAGAGCAATAAGAGACTTAGTTTCGTTAATAATTTAG
- a CDS encoding VIT1/CCC1 transporter family protein: MEEMLKEASNFYEDEYSDSVLYAFLSRGEKDPKLKEEFLRLSQIESNHAKFWYDFLVRRKIAPKKVKISRFKLFYVKFLRKLLGPGTMVSLLEMGENSAIQKYFKFLTKYKLNDEEKKIVSSIILDELEHERFFYESKKRFHVEHVRDFVLGMNDGLVELLGAVTGLSAVYLYNPKIVGISGLIVGVAGALSMGIGAFISVRSQRQVNESVRQRLEVLFKVSPERAKEELMTKLLESGMPKNIAMEVAEKLSSNENAIINLLVQGGEENEIRSAIYTGLAYLTGVAFPVLPYFLASSSLMALPFSILLAGTALALVATAISILSGISIRKKIGEMVTTGLGAAFLSYLFGRLMESMFHISTL, translated from the coding sequence ATGGAGGAAATGTTAAAAGAAGCAAGTAATTTTTATGAGGACGAATATAGCGACTCAGTATTATATGCTTTCCTCAGCAGAGGAGAGAAGGATCCAAAGTTAAAAGAAGAGTTTTTAAGATTATCCCAGATAGAGTCAAACCATGCAAAGTTCTGGTACGACTTCCTAGTTAGAAGGAAGATTGCACCAAAAAAGGTCAAAATCAGCAGATTTAAGCTTTTCTATGTGAAATTTCTCAGAAAATTGCTAGGTCCAGGCACAATGGTTTCACTTCTCGAAATGGGTGAGAACTCTGCCATTCAAAAGTACTTCAAATTTCTTACAAAATACAAACTCAATGATGAAGAAAAAAAGATAGTCTCAAGCATAATTCTAGATGAGCTCGAGCATGAGCGCTTTTTCTATGAAAGCAAAAAACGTTTTCACGTTGAGCACGTAAGGGACTTTGTCCTCGGAATGAACGATGGACTTGTTGAGCTTTTAGGAGCAGTTACAGGACTTTCAGCAGTTTACCTCTATAATCCCAAGATAGTAGGGATAAGCGGGCTAATAGTAGGGGTTGCTGGAGCCCTTTCTATGGGGATAGGAGCTTTTATTTCAGTCCGTTCTCAAAGACAGGTAAATGAAAGCGTAAGACAGAGACTGGAAGTTCTTTTCAAAGTTTCCCCAGAAAGGGCTAAGGAGGAACTTATGACAAAGTTGCTCGAAAGTGGAATGCCAAAAAATATTGCAATGGAAGTCGCGGAAAAACTCTCTTCAAATGAAAATGCAATCATCAACCTTCTTGTGCAGGGAGGAGAAGAAAATGAAATCCGTTCCGCCATTTATACGGGTTTAGCATATCTAACCGGGGTTGCTTTCCCAGTACTTCCTTATTTTCTCGCTTCATCCTCTCTCATGGCATTGCCATTCTCAATCCTATTAGCTGGTACAGCGTTAGCTCTTGTTGCAACTGCAATCTCAATACTTTCAGGAATTTCAATAAGAAAAAAGATAGGAGAGATGGTAACAACTGGATTGGGAGCAGCGTTTTTGAGTTATCTCTTCGGAAGATTAATGGAGAGCATGTTCCACATCTCAACCCTTTAA
- a CDS encoding ferritin family protein: protein MEITDREVFAIAVNAEIKAKETYEKMASLVKSDIIRDELLFLAKEEDKHREIIEKMVEKFKESGEEGKKIEIEVMSEFKVIAEKMAEAIKKPEINLDEVYEIAMRAELVSEKLYNELASYAANERTRVILNMLADMERHHFNIIKKHYEYLMRYPDVYKEELYDQLMKDINFNF from the coding sequence ATGGAGATAACGGATAGGGAAGTTTTTGCGATTGCTGTAAATGCAGAAATAAAAGCGAAAGAAACGTATGAGAAAATGGCATCTCTTGTAAAGAGTGACATAATAAGGGATGAACTTCTTTTCTTGGCAAAAGAGGAGGATAAACATAGAGAGATAATAGAAAAAATGGTCGAGAAATTTAAGGAAAGTGGAGAGGAAGGTAAGAAAATTGAGATTGAGGTCATGAGTGAGTTCAAGGTCATTGCAGAGAAAATGGCTGAGGCTATTAAAAAGCCGGAGATAAACCTAGATGAGGTTTACGAAATAGCCATGCGGGCTGAACTTGTGAGTGAAAAGCTTTACAATGAACTCGCTAGTTATGCAGCTAATGAAAGAACGAGGGTCATTTTGAACATGCTTGCTGACATGGAGAGGCATCACTTTAACATTATCAAAAAACATTATGAGTATCTCATGCGGTACCCTGATGTGTACAAAGAAGAGCTCTACGATCAGCTTATGAAGGATATAAACTTCAACTTTTGA
- a CDS encoding ferritin family protein: MSSPIEEFMREVDIKEQIRERLKRIASLSLKDILAYAISCEKEATKLYMFLYENVPTQYQKEYFKQFIDTERSHDEKVKRIFKTLFPNEEPKITESDIWRKLFERKLKTVKDYLDILKIAMESEKLAEEMYLILEKHSENLEYKRIFMGLANDEKEHYMFVAKEYNFYRKLKAESELKELISEIAREKEKEKKQNTEKESYTQIYSQTP; this comes from the coding sequence ATGAGCTCTCCAATAGAGGAGTTTATGAGGGAGGTAGATATAAAAGAGCAGATTAGAGAGAGGTTAAAACGAATTGCGAGTTTATCTCTTAAAGATATTTTAGCCTATGCAATTAGCTGTGAAAAAGAAGCAACAAAATTATACATGTTCCTTTATGAGAACGTTCCTACTCAATATCAGAAGGAGTACTTTAAACAATTTATTGATACAGAACGTTCCCATGATGAAAAGGTTAAAAGAATATTCAAAACGCTGTTCCCAAATGAAGAGCCGAAGATTACAGAATCTGATATATGGAGGAAACTATTTGAAAGGAAACTGAAGACGGTAAAAGATTATCTCGATATTCTTAAAATTGCAATGGAGTCAGAAAAATTAGCAGAAGAGATGTATCTGATATTAGAAAAACATTCTGAGAACTTGGAGTATAAAAGAATATTTATGGGGCTTGCAAACGATGAAAAAGAGCATTATATGTTTGTAGCAAAGGAATATAATTTTTATAGAAAACTTAAAGCGGAGAGCGAGTTAAAGGAACTAATTAGCGAAATTGCTAGGGAGAAGGAAAAAGAAAAAAAGCAGAACACTGAAAAAGAGTCTTATACTCAAATATACTCCCAAACACCATAG